The Acropora muricata isolate sample 2 unplaced genomic scaffold, ASM3666990v1 scaffold_754, whole genome shotgun sequence genome segment ACGTTTATCTCTCAAGATCTGGCCAACAAGATTGGAGCTCAACCATTCAAGaaataagaattattaatgagcACGTTTGGTCATGACAAGAGGACCAAGGCAGACTTCGAAACGGTCAGAGTTTGCCTCATGGCTGATGGAGAAGGAATCATCATTAATGCCTTGGTGTCCCCAGTAATACCACCTCCTATCTCTGCACATCTTCAGGATGATGACCTCAATTTCCCTTATCTACAAGGGCTTCGATTAGCAGATCCAGTCAGGACGAGAGGACCACTGGAAATAGACATCATCATTGGCAATGATTATTATGGGTCGTTAGTAACCGGAGAGATAATCAAGGGAGATGGGCCCATGGCTATGAATAGCAAGTTTGGTTGGCTCTTATCAGGACCAGTGGTCCAAGCTGAACAGCCGAAAGAAATTATTGAAACACACTGTTACAGAATCGAAATCAAGCCTGCTCAAGATGATGAAACGCTAAACGAAATCCTTCCTCGATTCTGGGAGTTAGATTCACTGGGGATCGCTGACTCACCCAAAGTTGAAGATGAAGTGCTCAGACATTTTAACGAATCCGTGAGCTTCGACAAACAAGATGGAAGGTATACAGTCcagttgccatggaaacaagATAGGCCGCCACTGCCATCTAACCTGGGACTTTGCAAGAAAAGACTGTGTGCATTAGTGGGTCGTCTTGGAAGGAATCCAGAGCAGCTCGTGAATTATGATCAAATTATCCACAGCCAGTTAAAAGAAGGTATTATTGAAAAGGTAGAAAATCCCTACCGTCACACCGGAACTTTGCACTACATCCCTCATCACCCTGTTATTAAAGAAGAAAGAGTCACAACCAAAATAAGAATCGTCTACGATGCCTCTGCAAGAATCTCATCTGATGCTCCCAGTCTAAATGATTGTCTTCCCGTTGGACCGTCACTTCTACCAGACCTGAGTGCGTTGCTGATGAAATTTCGAGTTCCTCAGATAGCCATGACAGCAGACATCGAAATGGCCTTTCTTCAACTTGAATTAAGTGAAGTCGAAAGGGATGCAACAAGGTTCCTATGGATTAAGAACATTCAAGAGCCAATCGATGTAGAAGGGAACATTGAATGCTATAGATTTCGTCGAGTATTATTTGCAGCATCCCCCTCACCATTTCTCCTAGGAGCAGCCCTAAGACATCACCTAGACAAGCAAAAGGATGACTGGGTCGCAGACGACCTAAAGAACTCCATGTACATGGACAATGTTCTCTCGG includes the following:
- the LOC136907900 gene encoding uncharacterized protein, with amino-acid sequence MSTFGHDKRTKADFETVRVCLMADGEGIIINALVSPVIPPPISAHLQDDDLNFPYLQGLRLADPVRTRGPLEIDIIIGNDYYGSLVTGEIIKGDGPMAMNSKFGWLLSGPVVQAEQPKEIIETHCYRIEIKPAQDDETLNEILPRFWELDSLGIADSPKVEDEVLRHFNESVSFDKQDGRYTVQLPWKQDRPPLPSNLGLCKKRLCALVGRLGRNPEQLVNYDQIIHSQLKEGIIEKVENPYRHTGTLHYIPHHPVIKEERVTTKIRIVYDASARISSDAPSLNDCLPVGPSLLPDLSALLMKFRVPQIAMTADIEMAFLQLELSEVERDATRFLWIKNIQEPIDVEGNIECYRFRRVLFAASPSPFLLGAALRHHLDKQKDDWVADDLKNSMYMDNVLSAVSDDEDAEHYYHHSRQLLASAGMNLRQWTTNSSKLKEKLVAENTIATNKRKVLGLEWDSNADTISFPLMKVVSEAKALHDQLTKRNVLSIATKVFDPLGLFEPFTVRAKMMLQELWKQKVSWESQLPEELKPQWWAWFEELETVPLIQIRRSYFPSGWSAAHLHVFGDSSKKAYGAVAYLRAEQESGVQTTIVMAKSKITPMKSQTTPRLELLASLGSKKLRN